A single genomic interval of Plantibacter sp. Leaf314 harbors:
- a CDS encoding tyrosine recombinase XerC, protein MDIETSAAAFSEHLVSERRLSPQTVRAYASDLRQLADFASGRDVDDVSGVTLDLLRDWLWVASESGSSKATLARRTATAKAWSAWLLRTGRVDADVAARLRSPKTGRTLPRVVGRGPFDELLAGLEDRAAAGEPNALRDLAVVELLYASALRVSELCGLDRDDLDLDRLTVRVTGKGDKERVVPFGVPAQSAIVDYLTSARPQLAARVRSSDGRPAPGAALFLGARGGRLGPRSVYTLVARLLDAVPGGGPAGPHALRHTAATHLLDGGADLRAVQELLGHASLATTQIYTHVSVERIKESYRSAHPRA, encoded by the coding sequence GTGGACATCGAGACGAGCGCAGCCGCCTTCTCGGAGCATCTCGTCTCCGAACGTCGGCTCTCGCCGCAGACCGTTCGCGCCTACGCATCCGATCTCCGGCAGCTCGCCGACTTCGCCAGCGGACGCGACGTCGACGACGTGAGCGGTGTGACCCTCGACCTCCTGCGTGACTGGCTCTGGGTGGCGTCCGAATCGGGCTCATCCAAGGCGACGCTCGCCAGACGGACCGCCACGGCCAAGGCCTGGAGCGCCTGGCTCCTCCGGACGGGCAGGGTCGACGCGGACGTCGCGGCACGCCTCCGGAGTCCGAAGACCGGTCGGACCCTTCCCCGGGTCGTCGGCCGCGGGCCCTTCGACGAGCTGCTCGCCGGGCTCGAGGACCGCGCGGCGGCGGGCGAGCCGAACGCGCTCCGCGATCTCGCCGTCGTCGAGCTCCTGTACGCGTCGGCGCTCCGCGTCTCCGAGCTCTGCGGCCTCGACCGGGACGACCTCGATCTCGACCGACTCACCGTCCGCGTGACCGGGAAGGGTGACAAGGAACGCGTGGTGCCGTTCGGTGTCCCAGCGCAATCGGCAATCGTCGACTACCTCACGAGCGCTCGACCGCAGCTCGCGGCTCGGGTCCGCTCGAGCGACGGTCGACCGGCGCCCGGCGCCGCCCTGTTCCTCGGAGCCCGCGGTGGCCGGCTCGGCCCGCGCTCCGTGTACACCCTCGTTGCCCGGCTCCTCGACGCCGTGCCCGGCGGCGGCCCGGCGGGACCCCACGCCCTGCGTCACACGGCCGCGACGCACCTCCTCGACGGCGGGGCCGACCTGCGAGCGGTCCAGGAACTCCTGG
- the dprA gene encoding DNA-processing protein DprA encodes MSSWFGLDSTLIDRLVRRLGNDPDVDGAGVVSDAEAVREAFARAAWTMIAEPGDGVSGFVVAALGPAGALSAVIERAGPTELQRRILASGWPGAGTPASSDTDEPAAPPASRVLGNALERWRPRLVSADLVAACETAISVGARLILPAGPGWHSGFGDLDVHAPHALWLRGDPGAPVSARSIAMVGARAASGYGEHVTAEAAAGLVDRAFTIVSGAAYGIDGAAHRAALGSGGMTVAYLAGGVDRPYPAGHDALIRRIRESGGAVVSESPCGSVPSKWRFLQRNRLIAAASSATVVLEAGSRSGSINTAGHAASLGRPLGAVPGPVTSPSSAGCHRLIREYAATCVTNAEQMAELAGWSALDDTGEAYASVEERRVRDAMSVRSARSVDAIAKESGLSLREVTGVLGALDLAGVVSEREHGWVLHAGRA; translated from the coding sequence ATGAGCTCCTGGTTCGGGTTGGACAGCACGCTGATCGACAGGCTCGTCCGGCGACTCGGGAACGATCCGGATGTCGACGGGGCAGGCGTCGTCTCCGACGCCGAGGCCGTGCGCGAGGCGTTCGCCAGGGCCGCGTGGACGATGATCGCGGAACCCGGCGACGGTGTCTCCGGGTTCGTGGTCGCCGCGCTCGGTCCGGCGGGGGCGCTTTCGGCCGTGATCGAGCGGGCCGGGCCGACGGAGCTGCAGCGCCGGATCCTGGCGAGCGGGTGGCCGGGAGCGGGCACCCCCGCATCATCGGACACCGACGAGCCGGCAGCACCTCCGGCTTCCCGCGTGCTCGGCAACGCGCTCGAGCGCTGGCGTCCCAGACTCGTGTCCGCGGACCTCGTCGCCGCCTGTGAGACGGCGATCAGCGTCGGTGCCCGGCTGATCCTGCCCGCCGGCCCCGGCTGGCATTCGGGCTTCGGCGATCTCGACGTGCACGCCCCTCACGCCCTGTGGCTGCGGGGCGATCCCGGAGCACCCGTCTCCGCCCGCTCGATCGCGATGGTCGGTGCGCGGGCCGCGTCCGGTTATGGCGAGCACGTGACCGCTGAGGCCGCGGCAGGGCTCGTCGACCGGGCCTTCACGATCGTCTCCGGTGCCGCGTACGGTATCGACGGTGCGGCCCACCGTGCTGCGCTCGGGAGCGGTGGGATGACCGTGGCGTACCTCGCCGGAGGGGTGGATCGTCCCTATCCGGCGGGTCACGACGCCCTGATCCGTCGGATCCGCGAATCGGGCGGTGCCGTGGTCAGCGAATCGCCGTGCGGCTCGGTGCCCTCGAAATGGCGGTTCCTGCAGCGCAACCGACTCATCGCCGCAGCCTCGTCCGCGACGGTCGTCCTCGAGGCGGGGAGTCGCTCGGGGTCCATCAACACCGCAGGCCACGCCGCGTCGCTCGGACGACCGCTCGGGGCCGTCCCTGGCCCCGTCACGAGTCCCTCCTCGGCGGGCTGCCACCGGCTGATCCGCGAGTACGCGGCCACGTGCGTGACGAACGCTGAACAGATGGCCGAGCTCGCCGGGTGGAGCGCGCTGGACGACACGGGCGAGGCGTACGCCTCCGTCGAGGAGCGCCGCGTCCGTGATGCCATGAGTGTCCGCTCGGCGCGCAGCGTCGACGCGATCGCGAAGGAGAGCGGTCTGAGCCTGCGCGAGGTGACGGGCGTGCTCGGCGCGCTGGACCTCGCCGGGGTCGTCTCGGAGCGCGAACACGGATGGGTGCTCCACGCCGGACGAGCATGA
- a CDS encoding YifB family Mg chelatase-like AAA ATPase has product MAVARTWSVALAGLTGSIVEVEASASATVPGMAIVGLPDKSLGEAAHRIKSATANSGCPLPGGKLTINLSPASLPKQGSAFDLSIAIACLAVGGLVRRESAERVVHLGELGLDGRLRPLTGVLPAVLAVARAGYDAVMVPTANVAEAQLVPGVTVIGATSLRDAAIWHGAELTPIDLEPVRQRVEKLPEPDPLDLADVVGQPDAVEAMVAAAAGGHHVMMVGPPGAGKTMLAARLPEILPDLGPDAAVEVSCLRSLIGLPPDGSLVRRPPWESPHHSSSAAAIIGGGSRQIRPGAAARAAHGVLFLDEAPEFRADVLDSLRQPLESGVVTVHRAHGSATFPAAFQLVLAANPCPCGQYGTADGVCTCPPQARRRYLGRVSGPLLDRIDIRVRVSRITSALSGLSQEVGLSTAEARARVEAVRSASAERLAGTGWTTNAQASGTWLRSPRMRLARSVTVALDRSLERGGITMRGYDRILRLAWTLADLDDAVSPTAEHLGRALFLRKGIS; this is encoded by the coding sequence ATGGCCGTGGCGCGCACCTGGTCCGTCGCCCTCGCCGGGCTCACTGGGTCGATCGTTGAGGTCGAGGCGTCGGCGTCGGCGACGGTCCCCGGCATGGCGATCGTCGGACTCCCCGACAAGTCCCTCGGCGAGGCCGCGCACCGGATCAAGAGCGCGACGGCGAACTCGGGTTGCCCGTTGCCGGGCGGCAAGCTCACGATCAACCTGTCGCCGGCGTCGTTGCCGAAGCAGGGGAGTGCGTTCGACCTCTCCATCGCCATCGCCTGTCTCGCCGTCGGCGGCCTCGTCCGCCGGGAGTCCGCCGAGCGGGTGGTGCATCTCGGTGAGCTCGGACTCGACGGTCGGCTGCGGCCGCTCACGGGTGTGCTCCCCGCGGTGCTCGCCGTGGCTCGCGCGGGCTACGACGCGGTCATGGTGCCGACCGCCAACGTCGCGGAGGCACAGCTCGTCCCCGGGGTCACCGTCATCGGCGCGACGTCGCTGCGCGACGCGGCGATCTGGCACGGCGCCGAACTGACGCCCATCGACCTGGAGCCGGTCCGGCAGCGGGTCGAGAAACTGCCGGAGCCGGACCCGCTCGACCTGGCCGACGTCGTCGGTCAGCCGGACGCGGTCGAGGCGATGGTCGCCGCCGCCGCCGGTGGTCACCACGTCATGATGGTTGGACCACCGGGTGCGGGCAAGACCATGCTCGCCGCCCGGTTGCCGGAGATCCTCCCCGATCTCGGCCCGGACGCCGCCGTCGAGGTCAGCTGTCTCCGGTCCCTGATCGGCCTCCCACCGGACGGATCCCTCGTGCGCAGACCGCCCTGGGAGAGCCCCCATCACTCGTCCTCGGCTGCGGCGATCATCGGCGGAGGTTCTCGGCAGATCCGGCCGGGGGCTGCGGCACGGGCAGCGCACGGGGTGCTCTTCCTCGACGAGGCACCCGAGTTCCGGGCGGACGTCCTCGACTCGCTGCGGCAACCGCTCGAGTCGGGTGTCGTCACCGTCCACCGTGCGCACGGCAGTGCGACCTTCCCGGCCGCCTTCCAGCTCGTCCTCGCCGCCAACCCATGTCCCTGCGGGCAGTACGGCACGGCGGACGGTGTCTGCACCTGTCCGCCGCAGGCCAGGCGGCGGTATCTCGGACGGGTGTCCGGACCGCTCCTCGACCGCATCGACATCCGGGTCCGTGTCTCACGGATCACCTCGGCGCTGTCCGGCCTCTCGCAGGAGGTCGGGCTGTCCACCGCCGAGGCCCGTGCCCGGGTCGAAGCCGTCCGGAGCGCGAGCGCCGAACGATTGGCGGGCACCGGCTGGACGACGAACGCGCAGGCCAGCGGCACCTGGCTCCGGAGCCCGCGGATGCGTCTCGCCAGATCGGTCACGGTGGCGCTCGACCGATCGCTCGAGCGCGGCGGGATCACGATGCGCGGGTACGACCGGATCCTCCGATTGGCGTGGACGCTCGCCGACCTCGACGACGCCGTCAGCCCCACGGCGGAGCACCTCGGCCGGGCGCTCTTCCTCCGGAAGGGCATCTCATGA
- a CDS encoding YraN family protein, which yields MARKDELGRRGEQVATEHLEACGFRILDRNWRCPQGELDVVADDDGTLVFVEVKTRSGVGFGDPTEAVTARKLARIGRLAGAWCAEHHPRSRRMRVDVVGIVLPPEGGVRLEHLRGVS from the coding sequence ATGGCACGGAAGGACGAGCTCGGCCGTCGGGGCGAGCAGGTGGCGACGGAACATCTCGAGGCGTGCGGGTTCCGCATCCTGGATCGCAATTGGCGATGCCCGCAGGGCGAGCTCGACGTGGTCGCCGACGACGACGGCACCCTCGTCTTCGTCGAGGTGAAGACCCGTTCCGGTGTCGGGTTCGGAGACCCGACGGAGGCGGTCACCGCTCGCAAGCTCGCGAGGATCGGCCGCCTTGCCGGGGCATGGTGCGCCGAGCACCATCCACGGTCGAGGCGGATGCGCGTCGACGTCGTCGGGATCGTGCTGCCGCCGGAGGGCGGCGTGCGTCTCGAGCACCTCAGAGGGGTGTCCTGA
- a CDS encoding DUF2469 domain-containing protein: protein MDEDEFEDYDREVELALYREYRDVVGQFKYVIETERRFYLANEVELVRRDTANDFYFELSMTDVWVWDVYRSDRFVKSVRVLTFKDVNVEQLSSRDFELPKELTLDE, encoded by the coding sequence ATGGACGAAGACGAGTTCGAAGACTACGACCGCGAGGTCGAACTGGCCCTCTACCGCGAATACCGCGACGTCGTGGGGCAGTTCAAGTACGTGATCGAGACCGAGCGCCGGTTCTACCTCGCCAACGAGGTCGAGCTCGTTCGACGCGACACGGCGAACGACTTCTACTTCGAGCTCTCGATGACCGACGTCTGGGTCTGGGACGTGTACCGCTCCGACCGCTTCGTCAAGAGCGTCCGCGTCCTCACCTTCAAGGACGTCAACGTGGAGCAGCTCTCCTCGCGCGACTTCGAGCTGCCCAAGGAGCTCACGCTCGACGAGTAA
- a CDS encoding ribonuclease HII, with amino-acid sequence MAVSEPTLEVEHGLFAAGVPSVIGMDEVGRGAIAGPVAVGAAVVAPACGPFPVGLRDSKLLSEQARTRMEPLTREWVLYGAVGLASPAEVDELGITACLGLAGRRALLELHAVGADVTGSTVLLDGNSDWLSRSLHRPLTITTRVKADRDCASVAAASVLAKVHRDRLMIELHETLPEYGWQGNKGYGSVHHLAALTEHGLTLHHRSSWLPAYT; translated from the coding sequence ATGGCGGTCAGCGAACCGACCCTCGAGGTCGAGCACGGACTGTTCGCCGCGGGGGTCCCGTCGGTCATCGGCATGGACGAGGTCGGCAGGGGCGCCATCGCGGGACCGGTGGCGGTCGGCGCGGCGGTCGTCGCCCCGGCGTGTGGTCCGTTCCCCGTCGGGCTCCGCGACTCCAAGCTGCTGAGTGAGCAGGCACGGACCCGCATGGAGCCGCTCACCCGCGAGTGGGTGCTCTACGGCGCGGTCGGGCTGGCGAGTCCGGCGGAGGTCGACGAACTCGGCATCACGGCCTGCCTCGGCCTGGCCGGGCGCCGTGCGTTGCTCGAGCTCCACGCCGTCGGAGCCGACGTCACGGGGTCGACCGTGCTCCTCGACGGGAACAGTGACTGGCTGAGCCGTTCGCTCCATCGCCCGCTCACGATCACCACCCGCGTGAAGGCGGACCGCGACTGTGCTTCCGTCGCGGCGGCGTCGGTCCTCGCCAAGGTGCATCGGGATCGGCTCATGATCGAGCTGCACGAGACGCTGCCGGAGTACGGCTGGCAGGGGAACAAGGGCTACGGCTCGGTCCACCACCTGGCGGCGCTGACGGAGCACGGTCTGACGCTGCACCACCGGAGCAGCTGGCTGCCGGCCTACACGTAG
- the lepB gene encoding signal peptidase I — MTDNSLAADASPDHKQRPRGKRGALLFLRDLLIIFVVALLVSFLIKTFLVRSFYIPSGSMENTLQIQDRILVNELVPDVVALNRGDVVVFQDPGGWLPQTVEPPQPPATAAVEWVLSIFGLVAPDSDDHLIKRVIGLPGDHVTCCNPLGQMTVNGVPLNEPYVKLPAGTEKVSGDAFDIVVPEGSLWVMGDNRYNSKDSRYNADTPGGGFVPIDNVVGRAFVITWPSSNWAWLDNYPSVFQGIPAPEKE, encoded by the coding sequence ATGACAGACAATTCCCTGGCGGCAGACGCGTCGCCCGACCACAAGCAGCGCCCACGCGGGAAACGCGGAGCGCTGCTCTTCCTTCGCGACCTCCTCATCATCTTCGTGGTCGCGTTGTTGGTCTCCTTCCTCATCAAGACCTTCCTCGTCCGGTCGTTCTACATCCCGTCCGGGTCGATGGAGAACACCCTGCAGATCCAGGACCGCATCCTGGTGAACGAGCTCGTCCCGGACGTGGTCGCCCTGAACCGCGGCGACGTCGTCGTCTTCCAGGATCCGGGCGGCTGGCTGCCGCAGACGGTCGAGCCCCCGCAGCCGCCGGCCACCGCTGCTGTCGAATGGGTCCTGTCGATCTTCGGTCTCGTCGCCCCCGACAGCGACGACCACCTCATCAAGCGCGTCATCGGGCTCCCGGGCGACCACGTCACGTGCTGCAACCCGCTCGGCCAGATGACGGTCAACGGCGTGCCGCTCAACGAGCCGTACGTGAAGCTCCCCGCGGGCACCGAGAAGGTCTCCGGCGACGCGTTCGACATCGTGGTGCCGGAGGGCTCGCTCTGGGTCATGGGCGACAACCGCTACAACTCGAAGGACTCCCGGTACAACGCCGACACGCCTGGTGGCGGGTTCGTCCCGATCGACAACGTCGTCGGGCGGGCGTTCGTCATCACCTGGCCGTCCAGCAACTGGGCCTGGCTCGACAACTACCCCTCGGTGTTCCAGGGCATCCCCGCTCCAGAGAAGGAGTGA
- the rplS gene encoding 50S ribosomal protein L19: MHILDSVDAASLKSDIPDFRAGDNVKVHVNIIEGNKSRIQVFQGVVIGRSNEGVRETFTVRKVSYQVGVERTFPVHSPNIDHIEVVTRGDVRRAKLYYLRELRGKKAKIKEKRDN; this comes from the coding sequence ATGCACATTCTCGACTCAGTCGATGCAGCATCCCTCAAGTCGGACATCCCCGACTTCCGCGCCGGCGACAACGTCAAGGTGCACGTGAACATCATCGAGGGCAACAAGTCCCGTATCCAGGTCTTCCAGGGTGTCGTCATCGGCCGCTCCAACGAGGGCGTCCGCGAGACCTTCACCGTCCGCAAGGTGAGCTACCAGGTCGGCGTCGAGCGCACCTTCCCGGTCCACTCCCCGAACATCGACCACATCGAGGTCGTCACCCGCGGTGACGTCCGTCGCGCCAAGCTCTACTACCTGCGCGAACTGCGTGGCAAGAAGGCGAAGATCAAGGAGAAGCGCGACAACTAG
- a CDS encoding response regulator transcription factor: MSERPLTVVIVDDHSIFRSGLRSELGPGIDVLGEAGDVEEAIRVIAETRPQVVLLDVHLPGGSGGGGADVIAGSAAIVPATRFLALSVSDAAEDVVRVIRAGARGYITKSSSGAEVAEAARRVDDGDAVFSPRLAGFVLDAFGAVAGETAQSVDELDRLSAREQEVMRLIARGYAYKEVATELFISVKTVETHVSSVLRKLQLSSRHELAAWALQRKLL; encoded by the coding sequence ATGAGCGAGCGACCACTGACCGTCGTGATCGTCGACGACCACTCGATCTTCCGTTCCGGGCTCCGCAGCGAGCTCGGGCCGGGGATCGACGTCCTCGGCGAGGCGGGAGACGTCGAGGAGGCGATCCGGGTCATCGCAGAGACCCGCCCACAGGTCGTGCTGCTCGACGTCCACCTGCCGGGCGGTTCCGGTGGCGGGGGAGCCGACGTCATCGCCGGCTCGGCCGCGATCGTGCCCGCCACGCGGTTCCTCGCGCTCAGCGTGTCGGATGCCGCCGAAGACGTGGTCCGGGTCATCAGGGCGGGAGCGCGCGGCTACATCACGAAGAGCTCCTCGGGCGCGGAGGTCGCGGAGGCGGCGAGACGCGTCGACGACGGCGACGCTGTTTTCTCACCTCGTCTGGCCGGCTTCGTGCTCGACGCCTTCGGTGCCGTGGCGGGGGAGACGGCCCAGTCCGTCGACGAACTCGACCGCCTCTCCGCCCGCGAGCAGGAGGTCATGCGGCTCATCGCGCGCGGATACGCCTACAAGGAGGTCGCGACCGAGCTGTTCATCTCCGTCAAGACCGTCGAGACCCATGTCTCGAGCGTCCTCCGCAAGCTCCAGCTGTCCTCGCGCCACGAGCTCGCCGCCTGGGCGCTGCAACGCAAGCTGCTCTGA
- a CDS encoding ATP-binding protein — MGTEVMIRPRRRLLGGVCAGFAEHTGLPAAAVRTATVILACCGGAGLLLYVWLWVMTPTQGVDAPIDPREHLLRPASTDGAADSDIPRRAPITEVLLGIALLAAGTALIATRTGMDIPLEAVIPVIVVLAGAALAWRQFGERGRGEGSRALLIRVLGALVLVVLGILLFFVTGDRPNMWTVIVAALAVLLGVAVVIAPWALQLNRDLADERAARMREADRAEIAAHLHDSVLQTLALIQQQAGPGSEASRLARAQERELRNWLFSGGTAPTGDLATELRTIAAAVEADHAVRVDVVAVGRPVDDAPEPLLAAAREAVLNAARHAGGDVSVYLETAPQRIEVSISDRGPGFDLEQVPRDRLGVRESIIGRMQRIGGEATIRSRPGGRGTEVRLVLPVHDAAPPAPQPAPVQTVPRSRP, encoded by the coding sequence ATGGGAACCGAGGTGATGATCCGTCCGAGGCGCCGCCTGCTCGGCGGCGTCTGCGCCGGTTTCGCCGAGCACACCGGTCTCCCCGCCGCCGCGGTGCGGACGGCGACGGTCATCCTCGCCTGCTGCGGCGGAGCGGGCCTACTCCTCTACGTGTGGCTGTGGGTCATGACGCCCACGCAGGGTGTCGATGCACCGATCGATCCTCGCGAGCACCTGCTGCGCCCTGCCTCGACCGATGGCGCAGCGGACTCCGACATTCCTCGTCGGGCGCCGATCACGGAGGTGCTCCTCGGCATCGCCCTGCTCGCGGCCGGGACCGCGCTGATCGCGACGCGGACCGGGATGGACATCCCGCTCGAGGCCGTCATCCCCGTGATCGTCGTCCTCGCGGGTGCCGCGCTCGCGTGGAGGCAGTTCGGCGAGCGTGGTCGTGGTGAGGGCTCCCGCGCGCTCCTGATCCGCGTGCTCGGAGCGCTCGTCCTCGTCGTCCTCGGCATCCTCCTCTTCTTCGTGACCGGCGATCGCCCGAACATGTGGACGGTCATCGTCGCCGCGCTCGCCGTCCTCCTCGGGGTCGCGGTGGTGATCGCCCCCTGGGCGCTCCAGCTCAACCGCGACCTCGCAGACGAGCGAGCCGCGCGGATGCGGGAGGCCGACCGCGCCGAGATCGCGGCGCACCTGCACGACTCGGTGCTCCAGACGCTCGCGCTCATCCAGCAGCAGGCCGGGCCCGGCAGCGAGGCGTCCCGTCTGGCCAGGGCGCAGGAGCGCGAGCTGCGGAACTGGCTCTTCTCCGGCGGGACCGCTCCGACGGGCGATCTGGCGACCGAGCTGCGGACCATCGCGGCCGCGGTGGAAGCGGACCACGCGGTGCGCGTCGACGTCGTCGCGGTGGGGCGGCCCGTCGACGACGCTCCCGAACCGCTCCTCGCCGCCGCGCGGGAGGCCGTGCTCAACGCGGCACGTCACGCGGGCGGCGACGTCTCCGTCTACCTCGAGACGGCACCGCAGCGGATCGAGGTGTCGATCTCCGACCGTGGTCCCGGCTTCGACCTCGAGCAGGTCCCGCGCGACCGCCTCGGGGTCCGTGAGTCGATCATCGGCCGCATGCAGCGCATCGGTGGTGAAGCGACGATCCGTTCGCGACCCGGCGGCCGCGGCACCGAGGTCCGTCTCGTCCTGCCTGTCCACGACGCCGCGCCGCCCGCGCCGCAGCCCGCACCCGTCCAGACCGTTCCGAGGAGCCGACCATGA
- a CDS encoding PspC domain-containing protein, producing MTNHSTPAAGAEQGAPAPQDPTTRFFDWWRSTGLRRSDDSWLGGVAGGVATRLGLDPMIVRGALIVIAILGGPVLFVYAAGWALIPDQQGRIHLERAIRGVFDPAIVAIGILAVLTVVPFMRGLWWDGVPHAWNLPGWLESTMTAGWVIALIVATVWLIVMFSRRDSERATPPETPSQRDPWTSDASIPKPSAPSATFSPSSPPGQAPASPGATAPVSLAKVAGSPGDQGATMPPPGATPTTVWDGAPSQHRGWTSQEFRDEMSRQRAEQQAERETKARERRAQHPGAAFVAITLGLALLAGAGAAVVAASAGFSIPVVVVIGLAAALGALAVATIVAGISGRESGWLGLFTWAAVISLLATGVFPLGSSFLPVGRATWTVTSTDADERRGYVMIAGQPTLDLGELADDDALRGGTIDVWIVAGEVDVLIPEDVPVIVEFSAIAGTLDTGRGDRDGTDRRGGALFQDEARYGQTTSADTTRVRVWTVAGSAVVTEEAEAGR from the coding sequence ATGACGAACCACAGCACGCCAGCCGCCGGAGCAGAACAGGGCGCACCCGCCCCGCAGGATCCGACGACCCGCTTCTTCGACTGGTGGCGGTCCACCGGTCTCCGTCGCTCGGACGACTCCTGGCTCGGCGGTGTCGCCGGCGGTGTCGCGACTCGGCTCGGCCTCGATCCGATGATCGTGCGCGGCGCCCTCATCGTCATCGCGATCCTGGGCGGACCGGTCCTCTTCGTCTACGCCGCGGGCTGGGCACTCATCCCCGACCAGCAGGGTCGGATCCATCTCGAACGGGCGATCCGTGGGGTGTTCGACCCGGCGATCGTCGCCATTGGCATCCTCGCGGTACTCACCGTCGTGCCGTTCATGCGTGGTCTCTGGTGGGACGGCGTTCCGCACGCTTGGAACCTCCCGGGCTGGCTGGAGTCGACCATGACCGCCGGCTGGGTCATCGCACTGATCGTCGCCACGGTGTGGCTGATCGTGATGTTCTCGCGACGCGACTCCGAGCGGGCGACTCCCCCTGAGACTCCATCGCAGCGTGACCCGTGGACCAGCGACGCCTCGATCCCGAAGCCGTCGGCACCGTCGGCCACGTTCTCCCCCTCCAGCCCTCCCGGTCAGGCGCCGGCCTCCCCCGGCGCCACGGCCCCGGTGTCACTCGCGAAGGTCGCCGGTTCGCCAGGTGACCAGGGCGCGACCATGCCGCCCCCTGGCGCCACTCCCACCACCGTCTGGGACGGGGCTCCGAGCCAGCACCGAGGCTGGACGAGCCAGGAGTTCCGGGACGAGATGAGCCGCCAGCGCGCCGAGCAACAGGCCGAGCGCGAGACCAAGGCTCGAGAGCGGCGTGCGCAGCACCCGGGAGCGGCCTTCGTCGCGATCACCCTCGGGCTGGCGCTGCTCGCCGGTGCCGGCGCGGCCGTCGTCGCAGCGAGCGCCGGGTTCTCGATCCCCGTCGTCGTCGTCATCGGCCTCGCCGCAGCGCTCGGCGCGCTCGCCGTCGCGACGATCGTCGCGGGCATCAGCGGACGGGAGAGCGGTTGGCTCGGGCTCTTCACGTGGGCCGCCGTGATCTCGTTGCTCGCCACCGGGGTGTTCCCGCTCGGCTCCTCCTTCCTGCCGGTCGGACGCGCGACCTGGACCGTGACGTCGACGGATGCGGACGAGCGACGTGGCTACGTCATGATCGCCGGCCAACCCACGCTCGACCTCGGCGAACTCGCCGACGACGACGCCTTGCGCGGTGGGACGATCGACGTGTGGATCGTCGCCGGCGAGGTCGACGTGCTCATCCCCGAGGACGTGCCGGTGATCGTCGAGTTCTCGGCCATCGCGGGCACCCTGGACACGGGACGCGGTGATCGGGACGGAACGGACCGACGCGGCGGAGCCCTCTTCCAGGACGAGGCCAGGTACGGACAGACGACGTCGGCGGACACGACGCGGGTCCGGGTGTGGACGGTCGCCGGTAGCGCGGTCGTGACCGAGGAAGCGGAGGCGGGACGATGA
- the trmD gene encoding tRNA (guanosine(37)-N1)-methyltransferase TrmD, with the protein MRIDIVTIFPTFFDALDLSLLGKAKQSGLIELDVHDLRDSTHDRHRTVDDTPYGGGAGMVMKPEPWGEALDGILGDDTEDEPLVIFPSPAGEVFTQAMARELAFESHLVFGCGRYEGIDHRVFEHTASRARVRLVSLGDYVLNGGEVAVMAMIEAIGRLVPGVVGNPESLVEESHEDGLLEYPSYTKPSEWRGLPVPPVLLSGNHGAIATWRRQQQLERTREVRPDLLPDDVTGG; encoded by the coding sequence ATGCGCATCGACATCGTCACGATCTTCCCGACCTTCTTCGATGCCCTGGACCTCTCCCTGCTCGGCAAGGCCAAGCAGAGCGGCCTGATCGAGCTGGACGTCCACGATCTCCGCGACTCGACGCACGACCGTCACCGCACGGTCGACGACACCCCGTACGGCGGAGGGGCCGGGATGGTCATGAAGCCCGAGCCCTGGGGCGAGGCGCTCGACGGCATCCTGGGTGACGACACCGAGGACGAGCCGCTCGTCATCTTCCCCTCGCCGGCGGGTGAGGTCTTCACCCAGGCGATGGCCCGCGAACTCGCCTTCGAGTCGCACCTCGTGTTCGGCTGCGGCCGGTACGAGGGCATCGACCACCGCGTCTTCGAGCACACGGCCAGCCGGGCACGCGTCCGCCTCGTGAGCCTCGGCGATTACGTCCTGAACGGCGGCGAGGTCGCGGTCATGGCGATGATCGAGGCGATCGGTCGGCTGGTCCCCGGCGTGGTGGGCAATCCCGAGAGTCTCGTCGAGGAGTCGCACGAGGACGGTCTGCTCGAATACCCGAGCTACACGAAGCCGTCCGAGTGGCGAGGGCTGCCGGTACCGCCGGTGCTCCTGAGCGGCAACCACGGGGCCATCGCGACGTGGCGGCGCCAGCAGCAGCTCGAGCGGACCCGCGAGGTCCGGCCCGACCTGCTGCCGGACGACGTCACCGGTGGCTGA